ATTTCTGGCAAACCTATTTAGGCTTGACTGAACGTAAGGGTGTCACCGAATCATTTGCAAAATTAGAAATGCGTCGTCGCAACAGCTTAATTGGTTCAGTGATGATTACTAAGGGCATGGCAGATGGCATGATTTGTGGAACTGTTGGCAACTTAGCAACCCATTTGAAATACATCGATGAGGTGGTGGGTCAAGAGCCGGGTGCCAATGTCTATGGCGCCATGTCTGGTTTGATATTGCCAGGTCGGCAAGTGTTCTTGGTAGATACCCATGTCAACATTGATCCAACTGCGGAGCAATTGGCTGAATTGACTTTGATGGCTGCAAGTGAAATGCGGAAATTAGGTTTAGCACCTAAGGTTGCGCTCTTGTCGCATTCTAATTTTGGTTCAAGCAGTGCACCATCCGCAATCAAGATGCGTGACGTGTTGGCTTTGATTCAAAAAGCAGATCCTACCCTTGAGGTGGATGGTGAAATGCATGGCGATAGCGCTTTGGATGAAACTATTCGTGCAAGCGCCGTTACTTCATCACCTTTAAAAGGCGATGCCAATTTGTTGGTGCTGCCAAATATTGATGCCGCAAACATTTCTTACAACTTGCTAAAGACAGCAGCTGGTAACGGTATTGCAATCGGACCATTACTCCTGGGCGCCGCTAAGCCAATTCATATTCTGACGCCATCAGCTACTGTGCGCCGCATCGTGAATGTCACCACTTTGGCGGTAGTTGAGGCAGCAAGTAATGCTAGGGGTGTAGCTTAAGGCTTCATAGCAGACTTTTATTTATGTTAGTTAGTAATAACTAACATAAATAATTATTATATAAATCAATGGTTTATATAAAATGCACTGTAATTGGGCTTGATTTGATGGCGTGTTAGGGGTAACCTAGCACCCATCATGAATAATCGCTCTGAAAACGGCACTACAGTAGGGTTCGACGAACACAGTCGAGCTGAAAGTTGGGATAGCAACGATCGACTTGAAACCGAGTCATCCGCTGCCAACATCTACGCCGAGGGTGGTTTATCTCGTTTACAAACCTATGCAGCAAATCAAGTTTCGGGGAAAAAAGTGACAGCTTCTTGGCGTGCCGCTTTGGCCGTTCGCGATGCCGGACCGCCGGCAATGTTGCGCAGTGTGCGCCCTAATATCGTGCAATCCATTCGTGCTTTCCGCACTCCTGACCTCCAGGAAGCAGCTACAGAGCTTGGTCAACATTTCATTTACGCTAATTGTGCAAATGCCATGACTAAAGGCGAAGTATTGGAAGCGATTGCGATTGCATACACATTTACTAAGCAACAAGCGAAGAATTTTGATCCTTTGCTCGATGCCTTGACGACTACTGTTGATAAGTCTGGCCCGCAACCCGGTTTCGTAGTGGTGCTCGAAGGTTTGCCTTGTACTCAGAAGTTTGACAAAGAAGCTCGCGAGACCCTGTTAGATGTGTTCCGTGATGCTGTGGACTTCTGGTCTGAGCGTCGCACACCATATCGCGTGTTCTATTCTTTTGCTTAATTTCTGCCCATTTACTAGCTAAGTAGTAAATAAGAGCCCAGCATAAATCGCCTCTATTTGAGGCGATTTTGCATTTCTGAATCCCAAATGCTATGAACGGCTGTGATTGCCACAATTCCAGCAGTCTCAGTTCGCAATACCCGGTCACCTAGAGAAACAATCTGATATCCAGAGGCTTGAGCTTGAGCCTCTTCTTCTGGAGAATGCCCACCTTCAGGCCCAATCATCAAAATCACATCCTGCGGCGGACTTTCAATGAGTACCGAATACAAGCTTTTGTCAGTATCTGGGCTTAAAAGTAGCTTAAGTTTGGCTTTTTGTGGCTTTTGTAGATAACTTTCAAAACTTTGAATGGGCTCTACTGAAGCTAAAACTGTGCGATCACATTGTTCGCATGCCGCCTGAACAATGCCCTCCCAGTGGAGGAGGCGTTTTTGCGCCCGCTCGGCATCGCTAGAGCGCGTCAATTTAATCACTGAGCGCTCGCACTGGAGGGGTGCAATCACTTGAGCGCCGGTCTCTATGGCCTTCTCAACAACCCAATCCATCTTGTCGCCACCAGCCAGACCTTGTACCAAAGTAATGGCGTAGGGGCTCTCTCGATGGGTATCTTGGCGAATATCACTCAACTCTGCTTCCCCAGATTTATTGCTCAAGGAAAGTAGCTTAGCCTTGGCAATCTGGCCTTTTCCATCAAAGATGGGGAAGAATTCACCGACTTGGATACGGCGGACGCGCAGGTGATGTGCGAGCTCAGGGGTGAGGGTATTTGGCTTTTGGGTTTCCCATGGGCCGGGAAGATAAAATTGAGGCATTACTGAAATATAGCTAATTAATTTCCTAGAGACCCAATTTACGATGTCAAACCTTCAAATTCGTATGGCTAATGCCATTCGTGCTTTATCCATGGATGCAGTCCAACAAGCCAATTCCGGTCACCCTGGAATGCCAATGGGTATGGCTGATATTGCAGTTGGTCTTTGGAATGAGCATTTGCAACATAACCCAACAGATCCACATTGGATGAATCGTGATCGTTTTGTTTTATCAAATGGTCACGGCTCGATGTTGTTGTATTCCTTATTGCATCTGACTGGCTACGACTTACCAATGAGCGAGTTGAAAAACTTCCGTCAGTTACATAGCAAAACCGCGGGACATCCTGAATATGGAATTACTCCTGGAGTAGAAACAACAACCGGCCCATTGGGTCAGGGAATTTCAAACGCAGTGGGTATGGCGGTTGCTGAAAAATTATTAGCGCAAGAATTTAATCGCCCAGGTCACGATATTGTTGATCACTACACCTATGTATTTTTAGGTGATGGTTGTTTGATGGAAGGTATTAGTCATGAAGTGTGTTCATTGGCTGGCACACTCAAACTCAATAAATTGATTGCACTATGGGATGACAACGGCATCTCCATTGATGGCAAAGTAGTTTCTTGGTTTAACGAAGATACGCCAAAGCGTTTTGAGGCATATGGTTGGAATGTGATTCGTGATGTTGATGGCCATGATGCAGAGGCCGTGTCTGGCGCAATCGCTAAAGCGAAGAAGAGTGACAAGCCAACATTGATTTGTTGCAAGACGGCGATTGGTCAAGGCTCGCCTAATATGGCTGGTAGCGACAAGGTGCATGGTTCCCCGTTGGGCGCAACTGAAATTGCTGCAACTCGTGTTGCACTGAACTGGCCATATGCCCCGTTCGAAATTCCAAATGATATTTATGAAGCCTGGGATTTTAAGAAACGTGGTCAAGCTGCTGAGCATGAATGGAATAAAGAATTCCAAGCGTACAAAAATAAATACCCAGAACTGGCTTCTGAATTACAGCGTCGCATGCAAGGCGACTTATCTAAAGATTTCTCTAAAACTTTAGATGCTTATTTAAAAACTTGCGAAACCAAAGCAGAAACTATTGCTACTCGCAAGGCAAGTCAAAATGCCATCGAAGCGTTGGCACCAGCCTTACCAGAATTTATGGGCGGCTCTGCTGACTTAACAGGCTCCAACTTAACGAACTGGTCTTCATGTAAGGCTGTACGTGGTGACCAGTGGGGCAATCACATTAATTACGGTGTGCGCGAATTTGGTATGAGCGCCATCATGAACGGTATCGCTTTGCATGGTGGCTATATTCCATTTGGCGGAACATTCTTAACTTTCTCTGATTACAGCCGCAACGCATTGCGCATGGCTGCATTGATGAAGTTACGTAGCATCTTTGTCTTTACGCATGACTCGATTGGCTTGGGTGAAGATGGTCCAACTCACCAGTCTGTTGAGCATGTAGCGAGCTTGCGCCTCATTCCGAATTTGATGGTTTGGCGTCCATGCGACACCACTGAGAGTGCGATTGCATGGGGTTCCGCGATTGAGCGCAAGCATGGACCAAGCGCGCTCATCTTTAGTCGTCAAAACTGTCCATTTGTATCGCGCAATAACCAGCAAGTAAAAGATATTGCCCGTGGTGGATATGTTTTGCGTGATCCTAAGAAATCCAAAATCGATGCAGTGATTATTGCCACGGGAT
The genomic region above belongs to Polynucleobacter sp. AP-Ainpum-60-G11 and contains:
- a CDS encoding barstar family protein, whose product is MNNRSENGTTVGFDEHSRAESWDSNDRLETESSAANIYAEGGLSRLQTYAANQVSGKKVTASWRAALAVRDAGPPAMLRSVRPNIVQSIRAFRTPDLQEAATELGQHFIYANCANAMTKGEVLEAIAIAYTFTKQQAKNFDPLLDALTTTVDKSGPQPGFVVVLEGLPCTQKFDKEARETLLDVFRDAVDFWSERRTPYRVFYSFA
- a CDS encoding 16S rRNA (uracil(1498)-N(3))-methyltransferase — its product is MPQFYLPGPWETQKPNTLTPELAHHLRVRRIQVGEFFPIFDGKGQIAKAKLLSLSNKSGEAELSDIRQDTHRESPYAITLVQGLAGGDKMDWVVEKAIETGAQVIAPLQCERSVIKLTRSSDAERAQKRLLHWEGIVQAACEQCDRTVLASVEPIQSFESYLQKPQKAKLKLLLSPDTDKSLYSVLIESPPQDVILMIGPEGGHSPEEEAQAQASGYQIVSLGDRVLRTETAGIVAITAVHSIWDSEMQNRLK
- the tkt gene encoding transketolase gives rise to the protein MSNLQIRMANAIRALSMDAVQQANSGHPGMPMGMADIAVGLWNEHLQHNPTDPHWMNRDRFVLSNGHGSMLLYSLLHLTGYDLPMSELKNFRQLHSKTAGHPEYGITPGVETTTGPLGQGISNAVGMAVAEKLLAQEFNRPGHDIVDHYTYVFLGDGCLMEGISHEVCSLAGTLKLNKLIALWDDNGISIDGKVVSWFNEDTPKRFEAYGWNVIRDVDGHDAEAVSGAIAKAKKSDKPTLICCKTAIGQGSPNMAGSDKVHGSPLGATEIAATRVALNWPYAPFEIPNDIYEAWDFKKRGQAAEHEWNKEFQAYKNKYPELASELQRRMQGDLSKDFSKTLDAYLKTCETKAETIATRKASQNAIEALAPALPEFMGGSADLTGSNLTNWSSCKAVRGDQWGNHINYGVREFGMSAIMNGIALHGGYIPFGGTFLTFSDYSRNALRMAALMKLRSIFVFTHDSIGLGEDGPTHQSVEHVASLRLIPNLMVWRPCDTTESAIAWGSAIERKHGPSALIFSRQNCPFVSRNNQQVKDIARGGYVLRDPKKSKIDAVIIATGSEIALALQTAERLEGEGFGIRVVSIPSTTVFDQQDAAYKSKVLPADVPRIAVEAGVTDFWWKYGCAAVHGVDTFGESAPAPVLYEYFGLTVDQIAKTVKQCIAKK